The sequence cgtggcatggaggcaatcagcctgtggcactgctgaggtcttatggaggcccaggatgcttcgatagcggcctttagctcatccagagtgttgggtcttgagtctctcaacgttctcttcacaatatcccacagattctctatggggttcaggtcaggagagttggcaggccaattgagcacagtgataccatggtcagtaaaccatttaccagtggttttggcactgtgagcaggtgccaggtcgtgctgaaaaatgaaatcttcatctccataaagcttttcagcagatggaagcatgaagtgctccaaaatctcctgatagctagctgcattgaccctgcccttgataaaacacagtggaccaacaccagcagctgacacggcaccccagaccatcactgactgtgggtacttgacactggacttctggcattttggcatttccttctccccagttcaaacgtggcttgacctggggaatgcggcacctgtagcccatttcctgcacacgcctgtgcacggtggctctggatgtttctactccagactcagtccactccttccgcaggtcccccaaggtctggaatcggcccttctccacaatcttcctcagggtccggtcacctcttctcgttgtgcagcgttttctgccacactttttccttcccacagacttcccactgaggtgccttgatacagcactctaggaacagcctattcgttcagaaatttatttctgtgtcttaccctcttgcttgagggtgtcaatagaggccttctagacagcagtcaggtcggcagtcttacccatgattggggttttgagtgatgaaccaggctgggagttttaaaggcctcaggaatcttttgcaggtgtttagagttaactagttgattcagatgattaggttcatagctcgtttagagacccttttaatgatatgctaattttgtgagataggaattttgggttttcatgagctgtatgccaaaatcatccgtattaagacaataaaagacctgaaatatttcagttagtgtgcaatgaatctaaaatatatgaatgttaaattttcatcatgacattatggaaaataatgaactttatcacaatatgctaatattttgagaaggacctgtagagttgAGAATTTAAGGCAAGACATCATACAGTCCAACTGAGTTAAACGtatctttaaaaaggaaaaaaataggaaaatgttttagtctgtagatgtgcagaGCTAGTAGAGTcatactccaaaagacttgtAGCCGTCATTTTGGCGAAAGGTTGTTCCATGAGTATTTCTTCAGGGTtgtggtggggggtgggggattAGGCAAATCAAAATTAATATCGtgccttttagattttttttgttaaatttagaaaAGCATGTATCCTTCTCCTTTCTCTTATTATGTgttactttgtgctggtcaaGTCccatacatttaagtttgtggttgcaatatgacaaaataaGGAGAAATTCTGTACCTTAAACTGCAGGCTTATACGTCTAACAGCTCTATCTAATCTGATCCACAGTAAATGTTGTAATTCTCATACTGCTGGCTGTGGCCTTCCTGATCATAGTTCAGCGAAACCTCCTGAACCTTAGTGACTTCTTACACAAAGAAAATCCAGGTAAGCTTGAGAGCTGAAGCTTTACAGGCACCTATGTAGTTGTGTATGTCATATCAAAGTATGTTAGTGCAACAAAACAGAACTGTAAAAGGTTAACGTGCCTCTATCCAGATGCTGGACAGATTCTTCCTTTCGAGGCCGAGCTGTCTCCAGACATCAAGCTAAAGATggagaggaaaggagaggagATCCCTGTTCTCATCACTGCCACCGAGGACAGGCTTGGGGCTGTGATCACTGCAATGAACAGTGTGTACCAGAACAGCAAAGCCAATGTGGTCTTCACCATCGTAACCCCGAATGACACAGTTGGTCATCTAAAGTAAGTGTATTGTCCTTGTCGTAGTAATTCAGCCAGCACTGGAGTTCTTTAGCTTCTAAGTGAATTGAAACAATCCTTTCTGTTTTACCAACAGGGCGTGGATGAGTAAGACAaagttaaaaaatgtcaaatataaAGTAGTTATTTTCCAACCAGAGCTTCTCAATGGGAAGATATCGAAAGATCCTACAATGCCAGAAGCTGCAAAACTAGTAAGGCAACTGATAATACTGCAATCCAGACTCTACAAAATATATTATGGCTGCTGTTTATGTATTTAACGTTTTATGGTGTGTGTGTATTAGTTGTCTTTTGCCAGGTTTTATCTGCCTGTGTACATCCCTGAGGTAGAGAAGGCAATCTATCTAGATGATGACATTGTTGTGCAAGGTAGGAATAAACCCGTAATACATCAAATCAGGTCTGTTTCACATCATGCAGCGACTAAAGTAAGTAAAGGAGATTTGTGCAATTGTTTTGTATATCAGGAGACATTCAAGACCTTTATGAAACCAACCTGAAACCAGGACACGCAGCTGCCTTCTCGGATGACTGTGACTCAGCTTCTGCTAAGGGCATCGTCCGAGGGGCAGGAAATCAGGTGGTCTAGTCTTCTAAGAGCTGCTTCTCTTCATTCCTGTTTCTACATATTAGGATCTGAAATCTGGTGATGCATTATTAAATAACTAATCCTGTTCTTTAGAACAATTACATGGGTTTCCTGGACTTTAAAAAAGAAGCTATTAAAAAGCTGGGGATGAGGGCCAACACATGCTCCTTTAATCCGGGCCTCATTATTGCAAACCTGACAGAGTGGAAGAACCAAAACATCACCCAGCAGCTGGAGCACTGGATGGAGCGCAACTCTCAGTGAGTGCCCACACAAGCTAAATAATGGATTTCTTATGAAAGCAAAAAAGTTGTAgcaaacatttaataatttgatgttttcttcctttaaacaGAGAGAATCTGTACAGTAATGCACTTGCTGACAGCGTTACTACCCCTCCACTTCTCATCGTCTTTTATAAACGTCACTCCTCCATCGACCCAATGTGGCATGTCAGACACCTTGGTGAGTTCAGGGTAATTTCTGAAGGTCGTTTCTTATAGGAACtgagacaggcatctctcaTAAGATAATGATGTACAAGAATTACatgtcttttaaatatttttgttaatcaTTGGAAAAAATCTTGTAACTACTGACCAGCTTTTTACGTTTCCACCAGTATTTTGTTGGAAGGCatccttaccatcaccctaatcttaaGCTCCATCCAAAGATTTTCTATCAGATCAAAGTTGAGACTGTCACTGGGCTGCTTGAAAACatcacctttttatttttcaactgcATTCAGGAAGAGGAATGCTGTAAAGTGATTAACTGTAAATTTACAGAACTGCACTTGAAAATTTCTGTTAGACACTTTCAGGTATTACATTGTTCTATCAGTTTTGTTAACATTATTTGACTCTTTGTGTAGCTTAATTAGCTTGTGAATTTCAGTGTAGTTGATTATCTCAAAGCTGTATGTATGCTCCCTAGTGGATGGATTGGGCTCACAGATTTGAGCTTATTTCTCTGCTTACTAATTGGCTGCTATGAGCATGGTTGTGAAGATCTccattttcatctttttattttggaaaaagctggtcacaaacatctgaaaatgtaGGATTCTGTTTATGTTCTGCTTTGTTTGGCAAGGATGCTATACTAAGGTTTGAGACTGAGGGATCTGAGGTAATATAAGCACAGATGGGACACTGAAATAATCAATATTGTGTCTTTATAATAATGCTAAAGTTAAAATCGAATATGTTGGgtacaataaatgtaaaaatcccAACTTTTCAGGTACTACAGGTGCTGGAAACCGCTACTCTCCCCAGTTTGTGAGAGCTGCCAAATTGCTGCATTGGAATGGACATTATAAGCCCTGGGGGAGAACATCCTCCTTCTCTGACGTGTGGGACCAGTGGTTCATTCCTGACCCTACAGGGAAGTTTCATCCTGTGCGAAGACACGCAGACTGAAGAATTATTCTTAGACCTTTGGACTAGTGTGGTCTGGGATGGAGCACAGCACGGCTCCTTTCACCTCAGGAATTAAGTGAAGCCTTTTCCTTCGCCAGCAGTCTTGTTAGTCATCCTCTGGATTTGTGGACCTCTTATTCTGACATTACCTTGAACAGACGTTTTTCCTTGCGATGCCTTTGACTCTATTGACATAACTTGAGATGCAGTTTGAATAgtattgttttaaacttttgcaTACTTTTTAAGGATTCTCAGTCTTTTGGGACCATATTTGAccacaaacatttctttttgtttagaaATCCCACAGCAAAATGGCTTATGTTCTATTTAGCTTGATATTGCAGTTTTAGGTGCTGTGGTTCATACAGATCAGTTACTGCCAAACAAgtgcactacaggtccttctcaaaatattagcattttgtgataaagttcattattttccataatgtaatgatgaaaatttaacattcatatattttagattcattgcacactaactgaaatatttcaggtcttttattgtctaaatacggatgattttggcatacagctcatgaaaacccaaaattcctatctcacaaaattagcatatttcatccgaccaataaaagaaaagtgtttttaatacaaaaaacgtcaaccttcaaataatcatgtacagttatgcactcaatacttggtcgggaatccttttgcagaaatgactgcttcaatgcggcgtggcatggaggcaatcagcctgtggcactgctgaggtcttatggaggcccaggatgcttcgatagcggcctttagctcatccagagtgttgggtcttgagtctctcaacgttctcttcacaatatcccacagattctctatggggttcaggtcaggagagttggcaggccaattgagcacagtgataccatggtcaggaaaccatttaccagtggttttggtactgtgagcaggtgtcaggtcgtgcagaaaaatgaaatcttcatctccataaagcttttcagcagatggaagcatgaagtgctccaaaatctcctgatagctagctgcattgaccctgcccttgataaaacacagtggaccaacaccagcagctgacacggcaccccagaccatcactgactgtgggtacttgacactggacttctggcattttggcatttactTCTCCccagttcaaaagtggcttgacctggggaatgcggcacctgtagcccatttcctgcacacacctgtgcacggtggctctggatgtttctactccagactcagtccactgcttccgcaggtcccccaaggtctggaatcggcccttctccacaatcttcctcagggtccggtcacctcttctcgttgtgcaacgttttctgccacacttttccttcccagacttcccactgaggtgccttgatacagcactctgggaacagcctatttcgttcagaaatttctttctgtgtcttaccctcttgcttgagggtgtcaatagtggccttctggacagcagtcaggtcggcagtcttacccatgattggggttttgagtgatgaaccaggctgggagttttaaaggcctcaggaatcttttgcaggtgtttagagttaactcgttgattcagatgattaggttcatagctcgtttagagacccttttaatgatatgctaattttgtgagataggaattttgggttttcatgagctgtatgccaaaatcatccgtattaagacaataaaagacctgaaatatttcagttagtatgcaatgaatctaaaatatatgaatgttaaattttcatcatgacattatggaaaataatgaactttatcacaatatgctaatattttgagaaggacctgtataacaaaaCTGTTACCATTTTCACAACTTTAGtcttaaatgttttgcaaaCCTAATTAGCGGGCACCCTCTTCTACCAGCTCAGCCACAGACACCCCAGCTGCCTACAACAAACTACAGAAGTATCTGTTGGTTCTCAGTGTACCTTTGTCCCAGAAATTTAGGGGAATGAAACATGAGGCTTAAAGTGGGTTGTTCCTATCCAAatttaagtttctttttttcacgttttgaaagctgcaggaacgctGGCAGGAGTAATGCCCATAACTGTCCTAAGATCTTTTTGCCTATTTCATGTCATCATTGCTTAATTATGGCCTTATTAGATGCTCATCTGTTGCTAAATGATAGTTTGGCATAAGATCTGAAAGGATGTCTTGGTTTACAGTGCAGTAATAACATAGTTACCAGTTTATTGTGCTTACCTCCTCAGTAACCATCTTTGGGGATTTAGTTTGACACACGTTATCcaacctttgttttttttttaactagtaTGTAAAAACCTAAAGTTGACCACTTTAACTACATTCTCAGCTGTTCCCAACCATGCTGTTGTAAATGAACACTAACCTCTGGATTTTTAATGACATTTCAGACCGCTGCGTTAACCCAATGTTTGCACATATACCGCACgctttttaaattagtttgttataaatgtgttttgtacaataccaataaaatttatttacagtttCCTAACTATGAAATTGTTACTTTTACGGGTTAAAGAAATGTAAACACCGTTTTAgcgaaagaaaaacaacagtcttGTCTCTTGTTAGATTTATAGGTGCAGATCTTCATACAGTGTTATAGATGAACATCCTAGAAATGATCTCCTGTCGCACTAGTCTTTAATCAGATATATATACAACTGTTTAATAATAAACAGCCACATAGGCAATAAATTGACCTGGGGGAAAATCATTATCGGATTtgtctggggaaaaaaaacctagCCGAGGGTAAGTCCATGAGTCAAGATACGCTCCCTTGTTCTTCGGGTTTGAGTACAAGCAGGAGTTTTGGATTTAGCGGCATTCCTGGAAGTGACTCGGCATTTCCAAAAACTATATTTCCATAACATGATACAGTTGAGCACTGTAATTCCCTGCTTTGTTTCCTACAGCCTAATGCAAGTCCAGATGGGATCAGGTCTCAAACAATGCAGCACATTTAAAGCTTTGACGACTGAGAACCATCCTCTGTGCTGATGGTCAGCTAAAGTCTTCTGTCCAGATTGAGGTGGACATTTTCTGGAAGCTATGACTACTACAAAGCTCATCTCTAGTCTTCAGATAAAATAGGGGTAAACATGTGCAGGTAATAATTTCTGTGCACATAACGAAATGTGTACACAACGTGTTTCCACCCATGTGTGATATAATCTGACCAATCAGCAGTTTGTGTTTCCACATTACTTCATGGAATCAGCCTGGCTTGTTTGAAACCTCACCTGGGCTGGCTGAAAAACGGGTATCAGTTAAACCCTGTAAATGACAACGGCAGAGGAAAGAAGAGAGAAAACACAAAGCTGTTCACCATAAACGAGCATCATGAGCAGTTCCAGCTCTGGATGGCACTAAGACTGCATGAACATGAGCATTAACCCAGAGCCAAGGAGGAGTTCATTTAAAATCAGTGTTGAAGTCGTAGGCGTCATCGGTATAAACTGTAGAGAGGCTGATGTCAACGGGGGCAGACTGAAATTGCACCTGCCTGGGTTTATCTGCAatgaaaaaatgcaaaacattacCTTACTAATGTGTTTCATATACATACTAAAAAACTGATATAAAatctacaccaaaacaaattaccTGTGACTGGTTCCTGGGCTTCCTCAAGTTCCTCTGTTTCATGTGACTCTGTTTGTTCAGGCTACAAGAAAAgcagatgttttatttatattcaggCACTCTTCAGGCTTCAACGAATAAAAACAGACAGCAGGATCAGAGTTGGATTAGAAGTCTTCACAAACAAATCGAGACTTGCATTTTTGTCCTCATTTCCAGAAGAAACAAAATATCACTCAAGTGGATTTATATCTGGAGTTACCTCATCATCCTCATCGCTGTGCTGCTCTTCTCTCTCTGTGGATGGTGGATCGTCAGGAGTGGCGGACGCGGTCAGCAGACCCGCTGTCGGTCCTCTAGAGACAAAGCTTATGCTGCTTGACAGGTTTGGAAATTTAACAcctgtaaagaaaaatgtttttgggagAAACATTAGATGGAAAAGTACAGAATGTACATTGCTTTATAAAAATTAATAACACCACCTGAACTATTTAACAGTTTGTAAAGTTACAACCCCAcacttcactgtattttatttgatcaaaCCACAAGGTGGAGCAAAACTATGAAGCAGAAGGAAAGGAATCcagttttcagaaaaaaagaaaaatgtatctttaGTTGAAGTTTGTGTGTtgtctgacaaaatgtgaaaggtgTTTGGAAGATGCTGTGGAAACAACCATTGCTCAAAAACCTCTGAATGTTTAAGTTCAATTTAAAACACCTACCTTTCAGTGTCTCCTTGTTGCCCTCCTTCACTTTGTCTAGATCCCAGCCGTTCTGCATTTCAGTGACCACTGCGTCAGTCATGTAGCTCGGGAGGCTGTAGCTGCCCGGCACTTTACAATGGTAGCTTAATTTGGCGCTAAGGGAACACCAAAATAGAGATATTTCTGTGATCAAGGTGACAGAAAAGCCACACAACACTAGCCCCTAGCCAGGCAAGGGTTTGGATCAGAGTTGGATTAGAAGTCTTCAAAGTGAACTCTAGAATTGCACGTTTTCCTCATTTCCACAGCTACACGATTATCACCGAACATTATGAGAAATGCACCCACCCTGTCCAATCAGTCAGAAAAGTGTTGGCTGCCTGCTCTGTGTTTGGAACGCCACCTTTCTGCAGGTACCCACGCTTTTTGGCAAACAGAGTCAAAAACTCCAGGGAATTCTTGAAGTCTGGGATGTTGTACTGAAGCATAATCTaaaacaaggagaaaaaaaataggaGCAAATAAATGTCTCAAAATTCCTTCATCAGTTTACAGCTGCTGTGTAGCTGCAACAGGTAATACCTGGGACTTATCACACTGCTTGAGCAATGTATTTACAGCATCCATCACGCTCTCctgaccctcctccacctgcAGGCTCCTCAGAGCCATGGAGACTGCTGAGTTGGACGGCGACGCAACGACCCCTGGACTGTCCATTAGCTTCACAGTCTTTGACATGTGCACCTCCTGCATAGTTCTGATGCGCAGGAGAGGGAACATTTATTTATGACATAACATTTGGAGGTAAGATGTTTTGGCAACAAATTCCTAAACACTTTGTTTACTTACTTTGTGGTGCCTTTAGTGATACCAACATGGCATGCCATCATGCCTTTCAGGCTGTTAATCAGGGTGCTCTTCCCCACATTAGGAAATCCTGGgaggagaaaatgtaaaaaaacaaaacacaaaaatagaaaTTGTTACATAAGGCAAAGCCAAGGATTTGAATCCAACCGCCACTTCTACATTTTCATAAAAAGGGGGCAAATGTACAGATTTGAATAAACTCACCGACTATTCCCACTTTGAGTGCAGCTTCACTCTGTGTTTTAGCAGCATAAACTGTTAGCAGCTCAGCAAGACAATCATTACCAAAGCACGCTGCTCCTTTGGATTTGTCTAGGACTTCATTGGAGGCCACGACTCTTCTCCTTTTGGCTTTCTGATGAACACAGAGCAGCACAAGGTTGACTTTAAATGAGCCTCAACATGTTTGAGACAGGTGAAGCCCACACCCAccactacacacacactcaaatgTTCCACAAACGCACACATCATCCCTTCTGACAACAGATGGACTTCACTGTGTTTGTTGGTTGCTCTTGGAGGCTATAACCAGTTATAACAGCACCGAACAAGCTGTTCAACCTTCTCAGTCCTCCACATCTATATTGGTAAGAGATGCACCGAGTCGACCAGTGACTGGAAACCGGTGATAGCTTGACCAGCCGTGAGCAGTCACTAGCCGGGtggaaactcaaaaatcagATCTTTTTTCCAAATCTGTGAAACCCCAGACTGTGCTCGGGGTTTGTGCGTTCACTGATCGGAAAAAGATCCGATTTTTGAGTTTCCACCTGGCTAGCGACTGCTGCTGTGTATGTTGTTACAGAGGAAAGAAGACTCAAAGTTGGCTTGTTTTCAATATCAGTGagggattaaaaacaaaaaatgaagcaCAAAAGGTTTAAGAACatctttaaaaaaggaaactatTTTCTACAGAGGTACATCAACTGTTCATGACAATGCTCTTATAGTCGTAATATTTTATAAGCCATGCCTCataaataaaaggaacaaaagCTAAGGTTGGCTTCCAGCTTTAGCCATGTATTGTAGCGTGGTAaagggcttttttttttggcatctaGGCTAACTGAGATCAACACTTAGGACTAAATTCAGGTTCTTTAAAGCCCAGTTTTTGATCTTTAATAGTAGCTGTTcctaaaaataagataaatcaTTGTTTCAATGATGACATCTAAACCGGACCTAGATTAAAAACCAAAGATTCAACTGTTCCACAAAAGCCGCTGAATGCCCCTTTTTGATTTTTGAGTTTGTACTCCATTTTGGATTCTCTGTCAGCAACTCTGCTAATTTAGAAATGTTGCTTTTGTAATATTAGAGAAGATACTGAAAAGCACGTCTTACCACAGTTTTGTCCCGGATCTGTGTTGAACCTTTGAATGCCATGACTGGAAACTCCCTTTGGAAACACtttatccacttttctacattttcctTTGGTACAAGATCTACAGCAGAAAAAAGGGTCCATGAAAATCTAATTATATTAATAGCAAATAAACCAGTTTAATT comes from Girardinichthys multiradiatus isolate DD_20200921_A chromosome 20, DD_fGirMul_XY1, whole genome shotgun sequence and encodes:
- the gnl3 gene encoding guanine nucleotide-binding protein-like 3, producing MKRPKLRKASKRLSCAKRYKIQKKVRDHNKKLRKDAKKKGLKKHVKKDLGVPNSAPFKEEVLREAEQRRLQIEEEKERKRQAKKEERAQKRKKEKEAAVKETDPSAKKARKDTTANKSEKPSGPNKSSKQHLCNELNKVIDASDVVIEVLDARDPLGCRCPQLEEAVLLKGSNKKLLLVLTKIDLVPKENVEKWIKCFQREFPVMAFKGSTQIRDKTVKAKRRRVVASNEVLDKSKGAACFGNDCLAELLTVYAAKTQSEAALKVGIVGFPNVGKSTLINSLKGMMACHVGITKGTTKTMQEVHMSKTVKLMDSPGVVASPSNSAVSMALRSLQVEEGQESVMDAVNTLLKQCDKSQIMLQYNIPDFKNSLEFLTLFAKKRGYLQKGGVPNTEQAANTFLTDWTGAKLSYHCKVPGSYSLPSYMTDAVVTEMQNGWDLDKVKEGNKETLKGVKFPNLSSSISFVSRGPTAGLLTASATPDDPPSTEREEQHSDEDDEPEQTESHETEELEEAQEPVTDKPRQVQFQSAPVDISLSTVYTDDAYDFNTDFK
- the glt8d1 gene encoding glycosyltransferase 8 domain-containing protein 1 — its product is MTLRKVNVVILILLAVAFLIIVQRNLLNLSDFLHKENPDAGQILPFEAELSPDIKLKMERKGEEIPVLITATEDRLGAVITAMNSVYQNSKANVVFTIVTPNDTVGHLKAWMSKTKLKNVKYKVVIFQPELLNGKISKDPTMPEAAKLLSFARFYLPVYIPEVEKAIYLDDDIVVQGDIQDLYETNLKPGHAAAFSDDCDSASAKGIVRGAGNQNNYMGFLDFKKEAIKKLGMRANTCSFNPGLIIANLTEWKNQNITQQLEHWMERNSQENLYSNALADSVTTPPLLIVFYKRHSSIDPMWHVRHLGTTGAGNRYSPQFVRAAKLLHWNGHYKPWGRTSSFSDVWDQWFIPDPTGKFHPVRRHAD